A single genomic interval of Helianthus annuus cultivar XRQ/B chromosome 13, HanXRQr2.0-SUNRISE, whole genome shotgun sequence harbors:
- the LOC118485795 gene encoding uncharacterized mitochondrial protein AtMg00810-like, translating to MSVEEISMKDLGRLKYFLGIEVLRSKQGIFICQKKYILDLLAETGMIECRPADTPMVVNHGLHMEDGAELADKERYQRMVGKLIYLSHSRPDIAYAVGVVSQFMHQPQASHMEAVLRIIRYLKRTIGHGIRFKSNGHLEIQAYIDADWAGDKGTRRSTSGYFTMVGGNLVTKGSR from the exons ATGTCGGTTGAAGAAATCTCT ATGAAAGATCTGGGAAGATTGAAGTACTTTCTTGGAATTGAAGTTCTGAGATCTAAACAAGGGATTTTTATCTGTCAGAAGAAATATATCCTTGATCTGCTAGCCGAAACCGGAATGATTGAGTGCAGACCGGCGGACACCCCAATGGTGGTTAATCACGGCCTACACATGGAAGATGGAGCAGAACTAGCAGATAAGGAGAGATATCAACGAATGGTGGGAAAACTGATATACCTCTCCCACTCTCGTCCAGATATAGCTTATGCAGTAGGAGTGGTGAGTCAGTTTATGCACCAGCCCCAAGCGAGTCACATGGAAGCAGTATTAAGAATCATCAGGTATCTCAAGAGAACAATAGGTCATGGTATACGGTTTAAATCAAATGGGCACTTAGAAATCCAAGCTTATATAGACGCCGACTGGGCAGGAGATAAAGGAACGAGAAGGTCAACCTCAGGATACTTCACCATGGTCGGAGGAAATCTAGTTACAAAAGGTAGTCGCTAG
- the LOC110898313 gene encoding glutathione S-transferase L3 isoform X1, translating to MASVKEVLPPVLDSTSQPPPLFDGTTRLYTNYQCPFAQRVWITRNYKGLQDKIKLVPIDLANRPAWYKEKVYPENKVPSLEHNNKIIGESLDLAKYLDAHFDGPALLPNDPAKREFAEELFTYTDTFSKTVLSSFKGDVVKEAGVAFDYLESALQKFDGPFFLGEISLVDFVYIPFVERFQIFIQEVFKYDITSGRPKLAAWIEELNKIDAYTVTKADPEHVIQLYKKRFVDQ from the exons ATGGC TAGCGTGAAGGAGGTTCTTCCGCCAGTGTTGGATTCTACTTCTCAACCGCCTCCTTTGTTCGACGGAACCACTAG GTTATACACAAACTACCAATGTCCCTTCGCACAGCGTGTTTGGATCACCAGGAATTATAAG GGACTACAAGACAAGATTAAGCTTGTTCCTATAGACCTTGCTAATAGACCCGCATGGTACAAGGAGAAAGTTTACCCAGAAAATAAG GTGCCATCTCTTGAACACAACAACAAAATCATTGGAGAGAGTCTGGATTTGGCGAAATATCTAGATGCTCACTTTGACGGGCCTGCATTACTACCAAAT GACCCTGCCAAACGAGAGTTTGCTGAGGAGTTATTCACATACACTGACACATTTAGTAAAACAGTGTTATCATCGTTTAAAGGAGATGTTGTGAAAGAAGCTG GTGTTGCTTTTGATTACTTGGAATCAGCTCTTCAGAAGTTTGACGGTCCGTTTTTCCTCGGAGAGATCAGTTTG GTGGACTTTGTTTATATTCCTTTTGTAGAAAGGTTTCAAATATTCATACAAGAGGTATTCAAATATGATATTACCTCAGGCAGGCCAAAATTAGCAGCATGGATAGAG GAACTGAACAAAATTGATGCGTACACAGTGACAAAAGCGGACCCTGAACACGTTATTCAGTTGTACAAAAAGCGTTTTGTG GATCAGTGA
- the LOC110898313 gene encoding glutathione S-transferase L3 isoform X2, whose amino-acid sequence MAVKEVLPPVLDSTSQPPPLFDGTTRLYTNYQCPFAQRVWITRNYKGLQDKIKLVPIDLANRPAWYKEKVYPENKVPSLEHNNKIIGESLDLAKYLDAHFDGPALLPNDPAKREFAEELFTYTDTFSKTVLSSFKGDVVKEAGVAFDYLESALQKFDGPFFLGEISLVDFVYIPFVERFQIFIQEVFKYDITSGRPKLAAWIEELNKIDAYTVTKADPEHVIQLYKKRFVDQ is encoded by the exons ATGGC CGTGAAGGAGGTTCTTCCGCCAGTGTTGGATTCTACTTCTCAACCGCCTCCTTTGTTCGACGGAACCACTAG GTTATACACAAACTACCAATGTCCCTTCGCACAGCGTGTTTGGATCACCAGGAATTATAAG GGACTACAAGACAAGATTAAGCTTGTTCCTATAGACCTTGCTAATAGACCCGCATGGTACAAGGAGAAAGTTTACCCAGAAAATAAG GTGCCATCTCTTGAACACAACAACAAAATCATTGGAGAGAGTCTGGATTTGGCGAAATATCTAGATGCTCACTTTGACGGGCCTGCATTACTACCAAAT GACCCTGCCAAACGAGAGTTTGCTGAGGAGTTATTCACATACACTGACACATTTAGTAAAACAGTGTTATCATCGTTTAAAGGAGATGTTGTGAAAGAAGCTG GTGTTGCTTTTGATTACTTGGAATCAGCTCTTCAGAAGTTTGACGGTCCGTTTTTCCTCGGAGAGATCAGTTTG GTGGACTTTGTTTATATTCCTTTTGTAGAAAGGTTTCAAATATTCATACAAGAGGTATTCAAATATGATATTACCTCAGGCAGGCCAAAATTAGCAGCATGGATAGAG GAACTGAACAAAATTGATGCGTACACAGTGACAAAAGCGGACCCTGAACACGTTATTCAGTTGTACAAAAAGCGTTTTGTG GATCAGTGA
- the LOC110898312 gene encoding adenylate kinase 1, chloroplastic, whose product MAALTRLLKPSSISFLFTRSLSTTTTAAAVISDIESEHPNFSDPKSSRNFQWVFLGCPGVGKGTYASRLSNLLGVPHIATGDLVREELSSSGPLSHQLAEIVNQGKLVSDEIIFNLLSKRLEVGESKGESGFILDGFPRTIRQAEILDEVTEIDLVVNLKLREDVLVEKCLGRRICSQCGKGFNVASINAKAENGRPGMSMAPLLPPQHCASKLITRADDTEQVVKERLRVYYEKSQPVEDFYKSQGKLMEFDLPGGIPESWPKLLEALNLDDYEVKRSAVA is encoded by the exons ATGGCGGCACTCACCCGCCTTCTCAAACCCTCTTCAATCTCCTTCCTTTTCACAAGATCActttccaccaccaccaccgccgccgccgtcATCTCCGATATCGAATCTGAACACCCTAATTTCTCAGATCCCAAATCTTCCAGAAACTTCCAATGGGTGTTTCTCGGCTGCCCTGGTGTCGGAAAGGGCACATACGCTAGCCGCCTTTCCAATCTCCTCGGCGTCCCTCACATCGCCACCGGTGATCTCGTCCGTGAAGAGTTATCTTCCTCTGGACCCCTTTCTCATCAG CTTGCTGAGATAGTGAATCAAGGGAAGTTGGTTTCTGATGAAATTATATTCAATTTATTGTCAAAAAGACTTGAAGTTGGAGAATCGAAAGGTGAATCGGGATTTATTCTTGACGGTTTTCCTCGAACTATAAGACAAGCT gaaATTTTAGACGAGGTAACAGAAATTGATTTGGTGGTGAATCTGAAACTGCGGGAAGACGTATTGGTTGAGAAATGTTTGGGAAGAAGAATATGCAGTCAATGTGGAAAAGGTTTCAATGTTGCATCAATTAACGCAAAAGCAGAAAACGGTAGACCGGGAATGAGCATGGCCCCACTTCTTCCACCTCAGCATTGTGCCTCAAAGCTCATAACTCGTGCCGATGACACTGAACAAGTTGTCAAAGAACGACTTCGTGTGTACTATGAAAAG AGTCAACCGGTTGAAGATTTCTACAAAAGTCAAGGGAAATTAATGGAGTTTGATTTGCCTGGAGGGATCCCAGAATCATGGCCAAAGCTGTTGGAAGCTCTTAACCTCGATGATTATGAGGTCAAAAGATCAGCAGTGGCATAA